DNA from Tursiops truncatus isolate mTurTru1 chromosome 8, mTurTru1.mat.Y, whole genome shotgun sequence:
GAGGTTAGGAGGAGTAAGAGACAAATTCTTCCTGGGAAATTGAAGGAGTATGTGAGGGTAGGGGGAGAGGGGGcgaacagaaatgtattcttgtGTATTCTCAGGGAGGTGACCTTTGAACCCAGTCTTGATTGATGAGCAAGATTTCAtcagccaggggcttccctggtggcgcagtggttgagagtccgcctgccgatgcaggggacacgggttcgtgccccgttccgggaggatcccatatgccacggagcggctgggcccgtgagccatggccactgggcctgcgcgtccggagcctgtgctacgcaacgggagaggccacaacagtgagaggcccgcgtaccgcaaaaaaaaaaaattatatatatatatatatatatatatatatatatatatttcatcagCCAGGAATTGACATGATGTGGGAATCAGCACAGGGAATGTGTATCATGGGGAGAGACTAGCTGGAGATCAGGGTGATAAAGTGGACCTGGGCCCAATGGCAAACAGTCACGTATAAAAGTGGAGCGACGTATCTTTTGATTGACATGTcctatataattatttatagtgCCTCCTTTTTGTCTCAACAGGGTCCAGATTTCGATGAGCACTTGCATAGCCACCCTACTTACAGGATGGTTCATTTtgccccttttcttctttattccacATCAAAATCTTTTATTATGCCCTAATCCCCATCTTGCTCGTATCAGTCGGAGAGCTCAGTTTTTAGAGCCTGGAGGGCTATTCCAGGAAATGAACTGAGACCATCAGAAATGGGCATTCGGTTTCTGTTGAAAGGATTCTCCTGGGCCAGCAGAACTGAGCAAATCTGAAAAGGGGCCTGGCTGAGACAAGAGACCCGTCCCATGCTAGAAACATTATCAGCGCCCTCCCAGTTAGAATTTGCGACCCTCATGCATTTTCCCATAATGCTTTCTTTGAAGCTCTATGACATTTTTACAATGGGTAATTTATGTTTTGTGGGTGTCTTACCCACTCAACTGTGAGCCCCTATCATACAACTTTGTGTACCCAGTCCCGCACATTGTGACATGCCAGCTGTGAGGCACTGTACCAAGGTATTTCtttgcattgtctcatttaatccttgcaacaatgTATGACATCAGTCTTAtgattatccccactttatagatgagattGGTTCTCAGAGGGGTGAGACAATTTTCTCGTAATCACAGAGCTAGTTAGCAGCTGTGCTGGGAGTTGAGCCCAGTTTGTCAGATTTGATTCTGGTATCCCACTCTTAAAGCAGTGGCAAATAAGATCCCAAAGGGTTAGTGTCACCAATTTCAAATTTAGAAAGGCCAGGCTGTTCCAAGGTGCTTTGCAtccattagctcatttaatcttctcaagtGACCTAGGAATTTAACATGctaaccccattttatagaggaccAAACTGAGGCACAAGGGATTTCCAGAGGCCCATATTTGACCCAGACCAAGCCCATAGCTTTACTACTGtgctcagcaaagaaataaatgaagtaatctTTGCACAGAATGAATTCTAAGTCTGTAGTAGGCACTAgccattattattcttattatttgtcacatgactgtgggcaagtcaacctctgtgagcctcagtttcctcatccatagcATAAGAACTACTTACCTACCTTAAGttctgtggaaaacagaaaaagtctCTACAAATGGTAGTGACCACGAGTCCGGAGAAGGCTCAGGAGAGCCACTAGTCGGTCAGTTCTTAGCTCACAGTCGGCTCCAATGTGCCCGTATCAGACCAGTAGGAGAAATGATCTCAAACATCTAGAGTTATTTGGATTTCAACTGCCTCTTCCTCTCAGGACTCAGAGTTTGCACTATCTCATCAAGATCGTAATATATTCCAATTTGTAGCCAGAGTAGATGAAacaccaagaagaaaaatgactcaCTTAGGTCACTCAGGTCATGGAAATGGGGTCTTGTCAACCCCGTGAGGCCACACTTGCCGGCTCCCTAGGGTCTCTCCAGGTACCTTTGGAATTGGCTCTAAAATTCACACATGAGGGGCCCATTTGGGTTAGGTCCTGCATGCCCTGTGGTTCCAAGGTTAGGGTTTAATGTGACACCCTGTTTGTCCTTGTGACAACTACTGACCCACACTCTGGGCTTAAATTGCGATGAGGCTTGTGTTCTAGGAACGTTGCAAAACTGAACACTGGTCCCAAGAGACTGCAGTCTTGGGTTAAAGAATGAAAATGTACTCTGGTGTACTTGAGAGAAACAGGATCTCCAAAGGGAAGACTCTTCCATTGGGGGTGACGACTCTAGTTTTCCAAAGCTAAGTTTCATGGAACATAGAATGAAATGGAAGAGTGGAAGAGTTTTCCCTTGACTTTCCAGTGTTTTGACTGTGATCATATCTTGATAGTTTGTATCACATCTTACATTGTGATCCCATATAAACCATACAAAACTGACATTTTTTGGTGAATCAAAAATGattggagggaattccctggcagtccagtggttagtggTTAcaactccgcgctttcactgctgagggttcaatccctggttggggaactaagatcccgcaagctgcgtggcgtggccaaaaaaaaaaaaaaaaattggatatgGGCAATTTTATGTGATTAACCTATTtcacaaaataattattatagcTGTTTCATGCAATGTACTTTttgctgtcattaaaaaaattttgctgaTTACAACTTAATTCATTTCATCATCCACAAGTAGGTCAGGTcctatttggaaaacaaaaaacaaaaagaccctCTGAGTTAAACCAAGCCCAAGAGGAAACTTTTTGGGTTCAAGGCAATGATTCTGGGAAAACAAATGGACAGAATGAATTTTATaacagttacaaaaaaaaaaaattctaacttcaAAGCTACATAATATGTCCTGGGGTCAATGCTGATACTGTCTCCCCTGTTCGCCCACCCCTCCAGCAGAGAACACCAGGAATAGAGCTGTATTTGAACAAAGTTGGGTTTATTGGCTCCTTGCAACAAGGGAGGCGCCCAACATGGGAGCACACCAAGGAGAATGGGGCGCCTCTCAGCAAGAGGGCGTTAGGGAGAGGTTGCTACAGGACTTGAGCTTGGGCTAGGTGATTTGGAGGCAGGCTTGAGGAAGTACAGTTTAGTCCTGGTAACTTCAGGAAGTGGGGCCAGTTCTATGATTAGGTATCTTACATCTTTTTACCTAGGCAGTAGAAGAAACAGAAGGGGCTAGAGCTCTGACTAGCAATGATGCAGCAGTCCTGTTTTGTTAAAGTCGAGACAGAATTCTTGTCGTTCTGTACGCATTCAGACTGAGCTGGGCTCTCAGTGGTTTCTGTGGCCCCATAGGCCCTCTGTTCCTCTGTCAGGATGGCTTCCTGCAGTCTCCTGTAAGCCCCTTTCTTATAGAACCCGAAGCCACAGCTTACCCCCAGAGCAAGAGCCACCAAGGCCACCGTGGCACCCACCCAGAAGCCAACAATGGCCCCCACGCTGGGTCCCCAGCCAGCCTGGCTCAAGAGCTTGGCAGACAGGCATGGGTCATTAATATTGGCCGCTGCCAGCGGTCAGAGCCTTGCAGCCTCGCCCAGCCCTGCTGACCACTGGAGTCAACCAGGACAGACAGCCTGGGGGTGCTGCTTCTGTCGAGCAACGGGGGACGGGGAATAAATGGGGGCATCCGAACAGCTGCCTGCTGCTGGTCCAAGAGGACCCCAGCCCTGAGGCAGCAGAGGATTTGGCAGCCATGGCTGAGGTAAGCCTGGTGTTGGCTGTACCCTGCTGGGCATTTCATGGGGAAATCCGTGGGGCTGTCCTGGTAGAACACCTCCTTCATGAGCCCAGGGCTCTGGCCCTTCACAAGGCCAGCCAAGGGGTTGCCCGCCTGGCAGCTGAAGAAACCCCCAAAGGGGACTGCCTGGGCTGTACCCAGCTCTGAGTCGCTACTGACACAGACCTTGTGGTCGCCAAAGAGTGTCAGTGGGTAGAAGTGGGAGGGGCAAGCCTGGGACCCAGTGAGCGGGTTTGGGTTGCCTGGGCTATACAGGCCTCCAAAGAGGAGGCCCGCAGTGGTGGGCAGGGAGGCCCCCGAGGGCGCGCACCAGGAGGCAGCCAGGCGCACGGCATTCCGATGCTCATGGATAGCGCACACCGTCGAGCAGCATCGGAAGAAGAGCCGGCACCTTCGGCAGTGCTGCCGGCACTCAGGACCGGCCTCGCTCCACGTCTTCAGCCCGCCGCTCCGGGCGCAGGCCGTGTAGTTGGCCGGGCAAGAGGCTTTGCCGGTGAGCGGGTTCGGGATGTGATAGGCCCGGCAGAGGTGATCGGCACGCCGCCCGGACACGGCCTCGCATTCCTGGAAGACACCGCCGAAGCTGAAGTTGGCGCGGCAGCGGCCTCCGCGAGAACCATCGTCCACATTGGCCTGGGGGTCGAAGACGGGAGCCCCAAGCTTCAAGCATCCGGGACGCGTGTTGACCGCGTAGTAGCGGTGGATGGCCCAGCGCACGCGCGGCCGCCCCCCAGCGCACGCGCGGCCGCCACCCGGGCCTCTGGGAGCTCGGGCAGCGTCTCCAGCTGGAGCAGCACCGGCAGGGGCGGGCCCGACCTACCGATGGCCGCCAGCCGGTTGCCGATGCCCTCCTGCCATTTCGGTAGGGTGATGCCCGGGTAGAAGGGCACGCCACCGTGGCTGTGCATCTTGGAGGCCACCGGGTTCCGCCCGAGGTTCTGGAGAAGCCGGCTCTGCACCTGCAGGAAACCCCATCCCCAGCGTTGACCGCGTGGAAGAACAAGGCCGAGGCGGCGAACGTGATGTTGATCTTGTCTCGGGCTTCGCTGTCCACCAGCTCCCGCCTCACCTGGTATTCCTGCACCAAGGCAGCCCCGGCCTCCACGTCGGTGAGAACGTGCGTGCCGTACCTAAGCACAAGCATCTCCGCCAGGTATTTGGCCTCCCGGGTCTGGTTGTTCTCCAGGTGGTCGCTGAGGGTCAGCAGATGTCGCAGAAAGTCGGGCTGGAAGTCGGGGTTCTCCGGGGCCTTCACAGAGTAGATAACATGGCGGATCTGCACCCTGGTCGTGACCGTCTGGTACTCCAGGCTGTACTTCCCGACGTTCCGGCAGTCCACGGAGAGCTTACCATTGAGGTCGGGGAGGAAGGAGAGCTCAGCGTTGATGGAGGCGGCCCAGGTGTCAGTGTAGTTGACCCGGTGGTCGATGAGCTCCGTGCGGGTCTCCACGATACTCTCCCGCCGCGGGACCACCTGCACGCGGTCTGGGATGAGGTACTCGCCGTCCTCGGTGGTGAGGCACTGCAAATAGTCTCTCCTGAGCACCTGCCCCAGCTCGACGTTGCGCAGGTTGTCCCAGCCACCTCCTGGCAGCGCCCCCAGCACGGACACATTCAGGGTCTGCCTGCAGCCTTGGAAGCCCGGCGCCCTCTGTTCCCCCATCACACCGCACCTGGCCAAGAGGAGGACCAGCAAGGGCGCAAGGTAAGGCACAGGGCCATGGCTGGAGGAGAGCTTCGCCTGGGCAGCCTGCTGCGCCTTAGCTCCTCCAGGGTTGGGGTCGCAGAGGGGGAATTCTCAGCCTGGGAGCTGATGCTAATTAAGCCTCAAGGCAGTGACTCAGCCCACCTCAAGCCCCTCCCAGGTTCCTCTCCTGAAGTCTTCAGAGGAAAGAATGGCAGGCAGGTCTCCTATCAGAAGCACCAAGGGGAGTGAAGCTAATTCCAGGCTTTGGGTCCGGGAAGAGTAAATTAGAGTGGCGAATTGCCCGAAGGCCCTCTTGAATTCATCTCTGCGAAGGAAATCCAACCTCATCTGTTGAATACCTGGTATTTCAGTCTCCACCTCTCTCTTGGCCACTGGACGCAGTTAGGGTCCTATTATTCCAAGTGTCAAGTTCAGCCTCGGTGAGGAAGTAGCCCAGGAAAACGGGGCCTTTCCCCAGTTGACCTGTGGGCACTGTGTCTAGGAGGTCACATTCACTCCAGGCTGATTTCTTTGTGGGCCTTCAGCAGATATTACAGAAAAGAGCCCCTTTCTGGACTAGAGCAGGTTCAGGgcagctctaaaaaaaaaaaaaatcaagtatggCTGTGCCAGTGTTCCACAGCCCTGACATATGCGTAGGACAGAGCTTCTCAAGGGGGCTTAGCACACTTCACAAACAGTCCAGGGCCCAAgaattttcctcctcttccatctGCTTGGAGCTCTCTAGGGCCCCTGTCCCCCCGCGATCAGCAGCTGCTCTAAATGACACCCTGAGCTGGTGCTTTATAATCCCATTCTAAGATCTCACCAGTCTCTTTTTACACAttaggaaacaggcccagagaagtCAGGGAAAGTACCCAGTGTCACAGTTAGGTACCCAGGGGAGGCAGCATTCGAATCCAGGTTCATCTGATGCCAAAGCACAGTTTCCATCCACTGATCTGGGCTCAGGGCTTCTTCTTCCTATTCAGTGTCAGGGTCTTCTTGATTTTTGTCTCTCCTAGGGCTTTTGGGGTTCAAGAAGGCTcctgggggtttccctggtggcgcactggttgagagcctgcctgccgttgcaggggacacgggttcgtgccccggtccgggaagatcccacatgctgcgaagtggctgggcccgtgagccatggccgctgagcctgcgcgtccggagcctgtgctccgcaacgggagaggccacaacagtgagaggaccgcttaccgcaaaaaaaaaaaaaaaaaaaaaaaaaaaaagaaggctccTGGAAAGGGCATGTGGGATCACTGAACCCTGTGGTATCACTCCTGGTTACACCTGTTTGCAGTGGTGTGGTTGGGGCAGAGGTCTTTTCTCCCCATCGTGTATGGGAGAGACAGTAATTTCTGGAAGAATAGGTACTGGCCTTGACATCTCAAGATCTGAACTGGAGTCTGGACTCCGTCATCGCAGCAGCTGAGCCCTCCCACTAGCGTGGCTTTCTTCTCTGAGTCCCACTTCCCTCCTCTGTTACATGATGAAAGCAATACAAAGCTCTTCAGGCTTGAGCTATTGGATGTAAGATGCCCAGCAAGttgcctggcacaaaatagggTGTTCATTCAGTGAAATgggttaagtgacttgtttaAGGTCTGAATTCGCACCCAAGTTGGTCTGAATCCAAAGTCTAGTGCTCTTTCTACCACCGTGTGGTTCCCTCTGATCTCTATGTTTGCAATTCTTTGATCAAAAAGTGTCATTTATTTATCCTAAGGTAGTTTAGGATGGAGAATTTGCTAGAGAAGCAAATTCCCGTTCTCTGGGAAAGCAGTAAAGCttaccccccctcccccagtgtaTCTTCCTATGACAGGGACAAGTAATCACACTGCTTTCCCACATTCCGCGCTTGTGACTTAGGAACAAACACCTCAAGTCATAAATTCAAAGCAACTGGAAATGTATCACGTTGGGTGATAGCTCTTTCCCAGGACCTTGGGCAGGTTTGTGGGTGTTTTATGGCAGTGGATACAAGAGAAGATAAGCATGCTTTGGTTGAATGGTGGCTAAGCCTTTGCTGACGTGGATCAGATGCCAGCAAGAGGAGGGCGAGGAAAATCGTGACGATGTTTTGTTACCAGCCCTGGGCAGCCTTGGCCGAGACACGGGGACTAAGAGGGTCAAACGGTGCTCAGCCCTCACATCCCCCGGTTGTTCAGAGGCAGCGTAAGGAACACACAGGCAGGACAGCCTTGAGTCAGACGTCAAGGCCCCCGTGGGACCAGGGATAAAAAGTGTGACTTCCTGCAAAACAGGAACAACTAGGACTTTTCTAgctattcacttttaaaaatcacaacaaatGATTGTTATGGAAAATGAAGAGTCAAGAGATTAGATAAAGTGAAAAGGTCCTCCTTCACCCAGTTCTATTCCCCACAAATAACCACTGTGATCAGGTGGGCATATATCCTTCCAGACATGTCTCCTTGTGTGAACCCAGGCTCATGGACACATACTGTTTTCTTCTGCGAAAGTGGTACCAGGCCGTATGTTGATTTTACTGTGGAGAAAT
Protein-coding regions in this window:
- the LOC117313338 gene encoding macrophage-expressed gene 1 protein-like; the protein is MGEQRAPGFQGCRQTLNVSVLGALPGGGWDNLRNVELGQVLRRDYLQCLTTEDGEYLIPDRVQVVPRRESIVETRTELIDHRVNYTDTWAASINAELSFLPDLNGKLSVDCRNVGKYSLEYQTVTTRVQIRHVIYSVKAPENPDFQPDFLRHLLTLSDHLENNQTREAKYLAEMLVLRYGTHVLTDVEAGAALVQEYQVRRELVDSEARDKINITFAASALFFHAVNAGDGVSCRCRAGFSRTSGGTRWPPRCTATVACPSTRASPYRNGRRASATGWRPSLGAPVFDPQANVDDGSRGGRCRANFSFGGVFQECEAVSGRRADHLCRAYHIPNPLTGKASCPANYTACARSGGLKTWSEAGPECRQHCRRCRLFFRCCSTVCAIHEHRNAVRLAASWCAPSGASLPTTAGLLFGGLYSPGNPNPLTGSQACPSHFYPLTLFGDHKVCVSSDSELGTAQAVPFGGFFSCQAGNPLAGLVKGQSPGLMKEVFYQDSPTDFPMKCPAGYSQHQAYLSHGCQILCCLRAGVLLDQQQAAVRMPPFIPRPPLLDRSSTPRLSVLVDSSGQQGWARLQGSDRWQRPILMTHACLPSS